A window from Cellulomonas sp. C5510 encodes these proteins:
- the argF gene encoding ornithine carbamoyltransferase, giving the protein MTAAPPRHFLRDDDLSPDEQAQVLELGLALRADRHLRRPLAGPQAVAIVFDKPTLRTQVSFTTGVAELGGYPLAVDGNLARIGVRESIADTARVLGRQVSAIVWRTHAQARIEEMAAHAGVPVVNALTDDFHPCQVLADLLTLAQHWGGVGALRGRTLAYTGDGSNNMAQSYLLGGATAGLHVRIATPAAYLPDAGVVAAAAAVAARTGGSVEVTDDLGAALAGADAVATDTWVSMGQEDEAAEREQPFVPYRLDAAALALAAPDALVLHCLPAYRGKEITAEVLDGPQSVVWDEAENRLHAQKALLAWLLEDAS; this is encoded by the coding sequence ATGACCGCCGCCCCGCCCCGGCACTTCCTGCGCGACGACGACCTCAGCCCCGACGAGCAGGCGCAGGTGCTCGAGCTCGGCCTCGCGCTGCGGGCGGACCGCCACCTCCGCCGGCCGCTCGCCGGTCCGCAGGCGGTCGCGATCGTCTTCGACAAGCCGACGCTGCGCACGCAGGTGTCGTTCACGACGGGTGTGGCCGAGCTGGGCGGCTACCCGCTCGCCGTGGACGGCAACCTCGCCCGGATCGGGGTGCGGGAGTCGATCGCGGACACCGCGCGGGTGCTGGGCCGTCAGGTCTCGGCGATCGTCTGGCGGACGCACGCGCAGGCCCGGATCGAGGAGATGGCGGCCCACGCCGGCGTCCCGGTGGTCAACGCGCTGACCGACGACTTCCACCCGTGCCAGGTGCTCGCGGACCTGCTCACGCTGGCCCAGCACTGGGGCGGCGTGGGCGCGCTGCGCGGCCGGACCCTGGCCTACACGGGCGACGGCTCCAACAACATGGCGCAGTCGTACCTGCTCGGCGGCGCGACCGCGGGCCTGCACGTGCGCATCGCGACGCCGGCCGCCTACCTGCCGGACGCGGGCGTGGTCGCGGCCGCCGCGGCGGTGGCGGCGCGCACCGGCGGCTCTGTCGAGGTCACGGACGACCTGGGCGCGGCCCTCGCCGGCGCGGACGCGGTGGCGACGGACACGTGGGTGTCGATGGGCCAGGAGGACGAGGCCGCCGAGCGGGAGCAGCCGTTCGTGCCGTACCGCCTGGACGCCGCCGCGCTCGCCCTCGCGGCGCCGGACGCGCTCGTGCTGCACTGCCTGCCGGCGTACCGCGGGAAGGAGATCACCGCCGAGGTGCTCGACGGCCCGCAGTCCGTGGTCTGGGACGAGGCGGAGAACCGGCTGCACGCGCAGAAGGCCCTGCTCGCCTGGCTGCTCGAGGACGCCTCGTGA
- a CDS encoding arginine repressor encodes MTAEEPVTSTGRIPATKAARHALIRDLLSRQSVHSQSELADLLAHQGVTVTQATLSRDLVELRAVKIRTPVGALAYAVPGEGGDRSPAPVSDAEALAARLARLCSELLVTAEASGSLVVLRTPPGAAQFLASAIDHSVLPGVLGTIAGDDTVLVIAREGADGPEGPAIAARFLELAQTG; translated from the coding sequence GTGACGGCCGAGGAGCCGGTGACGTCGACCGGACGCATCCCCGCGACCAAGGCCGCCCGGCACGCGCTGATCCGCGACCTGCTGTCCCGGCAGTCCGTGCACTCGCAGTCCGAGCTGGCGGATCTCCTCGCGCACCAGGGCGTCACCGTCACGCAGGCCACGCTCTCGCGCGACCTCGTCGAGCTGCGGGCCGTGAAGATCCGCACCCCCGTCGGCGCCCTCGCGTACGCCGTGCCGGGGGAGGGCGGCGACCGCAGCCCGGCCCCGGTGTCCGACGCCGAGGCGCTCGCCGCGCGGCTCGCCCGGCTCTGCTCGGAGCTGCTGGTCACCGCGGAGGCGTCCGGCAGCCTGGTCGTCCTGCGCACCCCGCCCGGCGCGGCGCAGTTCCTCGCCTCGGCCATCGACCACTCCGTCCTGCCCGGCGTGCTCGGCACGATCGCGGGCGACGACACCGTCCTCGTCATCGCCCGCGAGGGCGCCGACGGCCCCGAGGGCCCCGCGATCGCGGCCCGGTTCCTCGAGCTCGCGCAGACCGGCTGA
- a CDS encoding alpha/beta hydrolase, translating into MTSPRAQLHPGPPVDGTPRGSRGAVLVLPGGGYVMRAPHEAGDVAAFLGAHGVRSAWLDYPVAPARYPAALHEVLLAVADLRAGRRGGAPVDGPVAVLGFSAGGHLAGTAATATHEERAGAAALAGLDPSEVRRPDAAVLCYPVVSLVRHPHVGSRTHLLGHEDDGPARALSVEERVDAATPPTFLWHTADDEAVPVEHALLATAALRRHRVPVELHVYPSGPHGLGLADGLPAGAWTAALLPWLAAQGIGPA; encoded by the coding sequence GTGACCAGCCCTCGCGCGCAGCTGCATCCCGGTCCCCCCGTCGACGGTACTCCCCGCGGCTCCCGCGGCGCCGTGCTGGTGCTCCCCGGCGGCGGCTACGTCATGCGCGCCCCGCACGAGGCCGGCGACGTCGCCGCGTTCCTGGGCGCGCACGGCGTCCGGTCGGCCTGGCTGGACTACCCCGTGGCGCCTGCCCGCTACCCGGCCGCCCTCCACGAGGTGCTGCTCGCGGTCGCCGACCTGCGCGCGGGCCGGCGCGGCGGCGCCCCCGTGGACGGGCCCGTCGCGGTGCTCGGTTTCTCCGCCGGCGGGCACCTGGCGGGTACGGCCGCGACCGCGACACACGAGGAGCGCGCCGGTGCGGCGGCCCTCGCGGGCCTGGACCCCTCCGAGGTGCGCCGGCCGGACGCCGCCGTGCTCTGCTACCCGGTCGTCTCCCTCGTGCGGCACCCCCACGTGGGGTCCCGCACCCACCTGCTGGGCCACGAGGACGACGGCCCCGCGCGGGCGCTGTCGGTCGAGGAGCGCGTCGACGCCGCCACGCCGCCGACGTTCCTGTGGCACACCGCGGACGACGAGGCGGTGCCCGTCGAGCACGCGCTGCTCGCGACCGCCGCGCTCCGGCGCCACCGGGTGCCCGTGGAGCTGCACGTCTACCCCAGCGGCCCGCACGGCCTCGGGCTCGCCGACGGGCTGCCCGCCGGGGCGTGGACCGCCGCGCTGCTCCCCTGGCTCGCCGCGCAGGGCATCGGGCCCGCCTGA
- the argJ gene encoding bifunctional glutamate N-acetyltransferase/amino-acid acetyltransferase ArgJ gives MTDAEAAPAAPAAQGVTAPAGFRAAGVTAGLKASGRPDVALVVNDGPLQVAAGVFTSNRVVAAPVVWSRQAVSDGVATAVVLNSGGANACTGPEGFADTHRTAEHTAEVLGVSAGDVLVCSTGLIGERLPMDLLLAGVGAAAGALRPDAGPDAATAIMTTDTVSKTTAVAGDGWMVGGMAKGAGMLAPGLATMLVVLTTDAVVTAEQADAALRGATRTTFDRVDSDGCMSTNDTVLLLASGASGVTPDPELFATAVAAASADLARQLVADAEGASHDIAVTVTGATTEDAAVAVARAVTRSNLFKAAVFGNDPNWGRVLAAVGTVPEEVAPYDASVLDVAINGVQVCRAGGVGDPREGVDLAAAREVRVDIDLHAGDATATVWTNDLTHDYVHENSAYST, from the coding sequence GTGACCGACGCCGAAGCCGCCCCCGCCGCCCCCGCCGCCCAGGGCGTCACCGCCCCCGCCGGCTTCCGCGCCGCGGGCGTCACCGCCGGGCTCAAGGCGTCCGGGCGCCCGGACGTCGCGCTGGTCGTCAACGACGGCCCGCTGCAGGTCGCCGCGGGCGTGTTCACGTCCAACCGCGTCGTCGCCGCCCCGGTCGTGTGGTCGCGCCAGGCCGTCTCGGACGGTGTCGCCACGGCCGTCGTGCTCAACTCCGGCGGCGCGAACGCCTGCACCGGCCCCGAGGGGTTCGCCGACACCCACCGCACGGCCGAGCACACCGCCGAGGTGCTCGGCGTCTCCGCGGGCGACGTCCTGGTGTGCTCCACCGGGCTGATCGGCGAGCGGCTGCCGATGGACCTGCTGCTCGCCGGCGTCGGGGCGGCGGCGGGCGCGCTGCGGCCGGACGCCGGGCCGGACGCGGCCACCGCCATCATGACCACGGACACGGTCAGCAAGACGACGGCCGTGGCCGGCGACGGCTGGATGGTCGGCGGCATGGCGAAGGGCGCGGGCATGCTCGCGCCGGGCCTCGCGACCATGCTCGTCGTCCTCACCACCGACGCGGTCGTGACCGCCGAGCAGGCCGACGCGGCGCTGCGCGGCGCCACCCGGACCACGTTCGACCGCGTCGACTCGGACGGCTGCATGTCGACCAACGACACCGTGCTGCTGCTCGCCTCCGGGGCCAGCGGCGTCACGCCCGACCCCGAGCTGTTCGCGACCGCGGTCGCCGCCGCCTCCGCGGACCTGGCCCGGCAGCTCGTCGCCGACGCGGAGGGCGCCTCGCACGACATCGCGGTGACGGTCACGGGGGCGACCACCGAGGACGCGGCGGTCGCCGTGGCCCGGGCGGTCACGCGCTCGAACCTGTTCAAGGCCGCGGTGTTCGGGAACGACCCGAACTGGGGCCGCGTGCTCGCCGCCGTCGGCACCGTGCCGGAGGAGGTCGCGCCGTACGACGCCTCGGTGCTCGACGTCGCGATCAACGGCGTCCAGGTGTGCCGCGCCGGCGGCGTCGGCGACCCGCGCGAGGGCGTCGACCTGGCCGCGGCGCGCGAGGTGCGCGTCGACATCGACCTGCACGCCGGCGACGCCACCGCGACCGTCTGGACCAACGACCTCACCCACGACTACGTCCACGAGAACAGCGCGTACTCCACATGA
- a CDS encoding argininosuccinate synthase codes for MTERVVLAYSGGLDTSVGIGWIAEATGAEVIAVAVDVGQGGEDLEVIRRRALDCGAVEAYVADARDEFAAEYCMPALRANGLYLDRYPLVSALSRPVIVKHLVRAARQFGATTVAHGCTGKGNDQVRFEVGITSIAPDLKCLAPVRDLALTRDKAIEFAERKKLPIATTKHNPFSIDQNVWGRAVETGFLEDIWNEPTKDVYTYTDDPTFPPVADEVVITFDQGVPVALDGVPVTPLQAIQEMNRRAGAQGVGRIDIVEDRLVGIKSREVYEAPGAIALIAAHQELENVTVEREQARFKRQVEQRWTELVYDGQWFSPLKKSLDVFIDDTQRYVSGEIRMVLHGGRATVTGRRSDSSLYDFNLATYDSGDTFDQSAARGFIEIYGLSSKLAAARDVQFGNGEDLGSQGGIGA; via the coding sequence ATGACTGAGCGCGTCGTCCTCGCCTACTCGGGCGGCCTGGACACCTCCGTGGGCATCGGCTGGATCGCCGAGGCGACCGGCGCCGAGGTGATCGCCGTGGCGGTCGACGTCGGCCAGGGCGGCGAGGACCTCGAGGTCATCCGCCGGCGCGCCCTCGACTGCGGCGCGGTCGAGGCGTACGTCGCCGACGCCCGCGACGAGTTCGCCGCCGAGTACTGCATGCCGGCGCTGCGCGCGAACGGCCTGTACCTCGACCGGTACCCGCTGGTGTCGGCGCTGTCCCGCCCCGTCATCGTCAAGCACCTGGTCCGCGCCGCCCGGCAGTTCGGCGCCACCACCGTGGCGCACGGCTGCACCGGCAAGGGCAACGACCAGGTGCGGTTCGAGGTCGGCATCACGTCGATCGCGCCCGACCTCAAGTGCCTCGCCCCGGTCCGCGACCTCGCGCTGACCCGCGACAAGGCCATCGAGTTCGCCGAGCGCAAGAAGCTCCCCATCGCGACCACGAAGCACAACCCGTTCTCGATCGACCAGAACGTGTGGGGCCGCGCCGTCGAGACCGGCTTCCTCGAGGACATCTGGAACGAGCCCACCAAGGACGTCTACACCTACACGGACGACCCGACCTTCCCGCCGGTCGCCGACGAGGTCGTCATCACGTTCGACCAGGGCGTCCCGGTCGCGCTGGACGGCGTGCCGGTCACCCCGCTGCAGGCGATCCAGGAGATGAACCGCCGCGCGGGCGCCCAGGGCGTCGGCCGCATCGACATCGTCGAGGACCGTCTGGTCGGCATCAAGTCCCGCGAGGTGTACGAGGCCCCGGGCGCCATCGCGCTCATCGCCGCGCACCAGGAGCTCGAGAACGTCACCGTCGAGCGCGAGCAGGCCCGGTTCAAGCGCCAGGTCGAGCAGCGCTGGACCGAGCTGGTCTACGACGGCCAGTGGTTCTCCCCGCTGAAGAAGTCGCTCGACGTCTTCATCGACGACACCCAGCGCTACGTCTCCGGCGAGATCCGCATGGTGCTGCACGGGGGCCGCGCGACGGTCACCGGGCGGCGCTCGGACTCCTCGCTGTACGACTTCAACCTCGCGACCTACGACTCGGGCGACACGTTCGACCAGTCGGCGGCCCGCGGGTTCATCGAGATCTACGGCCTGTCGTCCAAGCTCGCCGCCGCCCGCGACGTGCAGTTCGGCAACGGCGAGGACCTCGGTTCGCAGGGCGGCATCGGTGCCTGA
- the argH gene encoding argininosuccinate lyase, producing MPEQAGTLWGGRFAGGPADALAALSKSTQFDWRLAPQDIAGSKAHARVLHAAGLLDDAALAGMLDALDRLRADVESGAFVAAESDEDVHGALERGLIERAGADLGGRLRAGRSRNDQIATLVRMYLRDEARAIMGLTLEVVDALVTQAEAAGDAIMPGRTHLQHAQPVLLAHHLLAHAWPLLRDVERYADWDRRAAVSPYGSGALAGSSLGLDPAAVAAELGFDGPVENSIDGTASRDVVAEFAWVSAMLGVDLSRLAEEVVLWSTVEFGFVRLDDAYSTGSSIMPQKKNPDVAELARGKAGRLVGDLTGLLTTLKGLPLAYNRDLQEDKEPVFDQVDTLTVLLPAFAGMVATLRFDTERMASLAPQGFSLATDVAEWLVRQGVPFRVAHEVAGACVRACELHEPPVELWDLTDEELAAVSPHLTPDVRSVLSAEGSVASRSAHGGTAPVRVAEQLGRARARAAVLRASVSGAEPGRASSSGTIAG from the coding sequence GTGCCTGAGCAGGCCGGGACGCTGTGGGGCGGCCGGTTCGCCGGCGGCCCCGCCGATGCCCTGGCGGCGCTGTCGAAGTCCACGCAGTTCGACTGGCGCCTGGCCCCGCAGGACATCGCGGGGTCGAAGGCCCACGCGCGGGTGCTGCACGCGGCCGGGCTGCTCGACGACGCGGCGCTCGCGGGCATGCTCGACGCGCTGGACCGCCTGCGCGCCGACGTCGAGTCCGGGGCGTTCGTCGCCGCCGAGTCCGACGAGGACGTGCACGGGGCGCTGGAGCGGGGCCTGATCGAGCGCGCCGGGGCCGATCTCGGCGGCCGCCTGCGCGCCGGGCGGTCGCGCAACGACCAGATCGCCACGCTGGTGCGGATGTACCTGCGGGACGAGGCCCGGGCGATCATGGGGCTGACGCTCGAGGTCGTCGACGCGCTCGTGACCCAGGCCGAGGCCGCGGGCGACGCGATCATGCCGGGTCGCACGCACCTGCAGCACGCGCAGCCCGTCCTGCTCGCGCACCACCTGCTGGCGCACGCGTGGCCGCTGCTGCGCGACGTCGAGCGGTACGCCGACTGGGACCGCCGCGCCGCGGTGTCGCCGTACGGCTCCGGTGCGCTGGCGGGCTCCTCGCTGGGCCTCGACCCGGCGGCCGTCGCGGCGGAGCTCGGGTTCGACGGCCCGGTGGAGAACTCGATCGACGGCACCGCGTCCCGTGACGTCGTGGCCGAGTTCGCCTGGGTGTCCGCGATGCTCGGCGTGGACCTGTCCCGCCTGGCGGAGGAGGTCGTGCTCTGGTCGACCGTCGAGTTCGGGTTCGTCCGGCTGGACGACGCCTACTCGACCGGGTCGAGCATCATGCCGCAGAAGAAGAACCCTGACGTGGCCGAGCTGGCACGCGGCAAGGCCGGCCGGCTGGTGGGCGACCTCACGGGCCTGCTCACCACGCTCAAGGGTCTGCCGCTCGCGTACAACCGCGACCTGCAGGAGGACAAGGAGCCGGTGTTCGACCAGGTCGACACCCTCACCGTCCTGCTGCCCGCCTTCGCGGGGATGGTCGCGACGCTGCGGTTCGACACGGAGCGGATGGCGTCGCTCGCCCCGCAGGGGTTCTCGCTCGCGACCGACGTCGCCGAGTGGCTGGTGCGCCAGGGCGTGCCGTTCCGCGTCGCGCACGAGGTCGCGGGCGCGTGCGTCCGGGCCTGCGAGCTCCACGAGCCGCCCGTCGAGCTGTGGGACCTCACGGACGAGGAGCTGGCCGCCGTCTCGCCGCACCTCACCCCGGACGTGCGCAGCGTGCTCTCGGCCGAGGGGTCCGTGGCCTCCCGGTCCGCGCACGGCGGCACCGCCCCGGTGCGGGTCGCCGAGCAGCTCGGGCGGGCACGCGCCCGTGCCGCCGTGCTGCGCGCGTCGGTGTCGGGCGCGGAGCCGGGTCGTGCGTCGTCGTCTGGCACGATCGCCGGGTGA
- the argC gene encoding N-acetyl-gamma-glutamyl-phosphate reductase: MHMSFSVAVAGASGYAGGETLRLLLGHPDAEIGALTAHSNAGTRLGAHQPHLRSLADRVLTPTSVDELAGHDVVVLALPHGASGEIAAALADRGDGAVVVDLGADHRLSDADAWRRFYGTEHAGTWPYGMPELLHAGESAPVAQRAALAQAHRIAVPGCNVTAVTLALQPGVAAGLVGPDVVTVLAVGYSGAGRTLKPHLLASEALGSAQPYAVGGTHRHVPEVLQNLAVAGAPGGTRLSFTPVLVPMSRGILATVTAPLAAGADAAAVRAAWQTAYADETFVQLLPEGEWPGSGATTGANTALVQVAVDESAGRVVAVCALDNLVKGTAGAAVQSLNLALGLPERAGLTTEGVAP, from the coding sequence ATGCACATGTCCTTCTCCGTCGCCGTCGCGGGCGCCTCCGGGTATGCCGGCGGCGAGACCCTCCGGCTGCTGCTCGGCCACCCCGACGCCGAGATCGGTGCGCTCACCGCGCACAGCAACGCGGGCACCCGCCTCGGCGCCCACCAGCCCCACCTGCGGTCGCTGGCCGACCGCGTCCTCACCCCGACCTCGGTGGACGAGCTCGCCGGGCACGACGTGGTGGTGCTCGCGCTGCCGCACGGGGCGAGCGGGGAGATCGCCGCGGCGCTCGCGGACCGCGGCGACGGGGCGGTCGTGGTCGACCTCGGCGCCGACCACCGGCTGTCCGACGCGGACGCCTGGCGCCGGTTCTACGGCACGGAGCACGCGGGGACCTGGCCCTACGGCATGCCGGAGCTGCTGCACGCGGGGGAGTCCGCCCCGGTCGCCCAGCGGGCCGCCCTCGCGCAGGCCCACCGGATCGCCGTCCCGGGCTGCAACGTCACCGCCGTCACGCTCGCTCTGCAGCCGGGCGTCGCCGCCGGCCTCGTCGGGCCGGACGTCGTGACCGTGCTCGCCGTCGGGTACTCCGGCGCCGGGCGGACCCTGAAGCCGCACCTGCTGGCGTCCGAGGCGCTCGGCTCGGCGCAGCCGTACGCCGTCGGCGGGACCCACCGGCACGTGCCCGAGGTCCTGCAGAACCTCGCGGTCGCCGGTGCGCCCGGCGGCACCCGGCTGTCGTTCACGCCGGTCCTCGTGCCGATGTCCCGCGGCATCCTCGCGACGGTCACCGCGCCCCTCGCGGCGGGCGCCGACGCCGCCGCCGTCCGCGCCGCGTGGCAGACCGCCTACGCGGACGAGACGTTCGTGCAGCTGCTGCCCGAGGGCGAGTGGCCGGGCTCCGGCGCCACCACGGGGGCCAACACCGCCCTGGTCCAGGTCGCCGTCGACGAGTCCGCCGGCCGCGTCGTCGCCGTGTGCGCGCTGGACAACCTCGTCAAGGGCACCGCGGGCGCCGCGGTGCAGTCCCTGAACCTCGCGCTCGGCCTGCCCGAGCGCGCCGGCCTCACCACCGAGGGAGTCGCCCCGTGA
- a CDS encoding acetylornithine transaminase — protein MTAQQPAPVDGAAVLTGLTRSDSVAHWTQRYGHALMDTFGAPQRVLVRGEGPYVWDADGTRYLDLLGGIAVNALGHAHPTLTAAVSAQLGTLGHISNFFASPTQIALAERLLALADAPEGSRVFLTNSGTEANEAAFKMARRNADGPAGRRTRVLALEGAFHGRSMGALALTSKAAYREPFEPLPGGVEFLPFGDTAALEAAFEGSDGDRVAALFLEPIQGEAGVRPLPPGYLVRARELTAAHGALLVLDEVQTGMGRTGVWLAHQHAHLGGGIRPDVVTLAKGLGGGFPVGAVVAYGERAATLLGRGQHGTTFGGNPVAAAAALATVGVIERDGLLSHVTELGAWWREQIAALGHPLVAEVRGEGLLVAVGLTAPVAADVAARALEAGFVVNPCTPETIRLAPPFVLTREQAATFTDFLAALPHDLGAAA, from the coding sequence GTGACCGCGCAGCAGCCGGCGCCCGTCGACGGCGCCGCCGTCCTGACGGGCCTGACCCGGTCCGACTCCGTCGCGCACTGGACGCAGCGCTACGGCCACGCCCTGATGGACACGTTCGGAGCGCCGCAGCGCGTGCTCGTCCGCGGGGAGGGGCCGTACGTCTGGGACGCCGACGGCACCCGCTACCTCGACCTGCTCGGCGGCATCGCCGTGAACGCCCTGGGGCACGCGCACCCGACCCTGACGGCGGCCGTCTCCGCCCAGCTCGGCACGCTCGGCCACATCTCGAACTTCTTCGCCAGCCCGACGCAGATCGCGCTCGCCGAGCGGCTGCTGGCGCTCGCGGACGCCCCCGAGGGGTCGCGGGTGTTCCTCACGAACTCGGGCACCGAGGCGAACGAGGCGGCGTTCAAGATGGCCCGTCGCAACGCCGACGGCCCCGCCGGCCGGCGCACCCGCGTCCTGGCGCTGGAGGGTGCGTTCCACGGCCGGTCGATGGGCGCGCTCGCGCTCACGTCCAAGGCCGCGTACCGGGAGCCGTTCGAGCCGCTGCCCGGCGGGGTGGAGTTCCTGCCGTTCGGGGACACCGCGGCGCTGGAGGCGGCGTTCGAGGGCAGCGACGGGGACCGCGTCGCGGCGCTGTTCCTGGAGCCGATCCAGGGCGAGGCGGGGGTCCGCCCCCTGCCGCCCGGGTACCTGGTGCGGGCCCGCGAGCTGACGGCCGCGCACGGCGCGCTGCTCGTGCTCGACGAGGTGCAGACCGGCATGGGCCGGACCGGCGTGTGGCTGGCGCACCAGCACGCGCACCTCGGCGGCGGCATCCGCCCCGACGTCGTCACGCTGGCCAAGGGCCTCGGCGGCGGCTTCCCCGTCGGGGCGGTCGTCGCCTACGGGGAGCGCGCGGCGACGCTGCTCGGCCGCGGCCAGCACGGCACCACGTTCGGCGGCAACCCGGTCGCGGCGGCCGCGGCGCTCGCCACGGTCGGCGTCATCGAGCGCGACGGGCTGCTGTCGCACGTCACGGAGCTCGGCGCGTGGTGGCGGGAGCAGATCGCGGCGCTCGGGCACCCGCTCGTCGCCGAGGTCCGGGGGGAGGGGCTGCTCGTCGCGGTCGGCCTCACCGCGCCCGTCGCCGCCGACGTCGCCGCCCGCGCCCTCGAGGCCGGCTTCGTCGTCAACCCGTGCACCCCGGAGACCATCCGCCTGGCCCCGCCGTTCGTGCTGACCCGCGAGCAGGCCGCCACGTTCACCGACTTCCTCGCGGCGTTGCCGCACGACCTCGGAGCCGCCGCATGA
- a CDS encoding uridine kinase: MTSPSAPQGHEDAAGVVVPLLLSAPRRLGPVRIVAVDGPAGSGKTTLAGAVVRRCAEAGVRGHVLHMDDLYEGWSGLDGDLWPRLAVQVLEPLRRGLPGRFQRYDWVAGRFDGWVDVPVPDVLVLEGCGSGRRAGAPDLSLLVWVEADDATRLARGLERDGQAALPHWERWMRDEAVHYAREGTRGRADVRVDAWGRMAR; this comes from the coding sequence GTGACCAGCCCGAGCGCGCCCCAGGGGCACGAGGACGCCGCGGGCGTCGTCGTGCCCCTGCTGCTGTCCGCGCCCCGGCGGCTCGGACCCGTCCGGATAGTCGCCGTCGACGGCCCGGCCGGATCGGGCAAGACCACGCTCGCGGGCGCGGTCGTCCGCCGGTGCGCCGAGGCCGGCGTGCGCGGGCACGTGCTCCACATGGACGACCTGTACGAGGGCTGGTCCGGGCTGGACGGCGACCTGTGGCCGCGGCTGGCCGTCCAGGTGCTCGAGCCGCTGCGCCGCGGGCTGCCCGGGCGGTTCCAGCGCTACGACTGGGTCGCCGGGCGGTTCGACGGGTGGGTCGACGTTCCGGTGCCCGACGTCCTGGTGCTCGAGGGCTGCGGCTCCGGCCGGCGGGCGGGCGCGCCGGACCTCAGCCTGCTCGTCTGGGTCGAGGCCGACGACGCCACCCGGCTCGCGCGCGGCCTGGAGCGCGACGGGCAGGCGGCCCTGCCGCACTGGGAGCGGTGGATGCGTGACGAGGCGGTGCACTACGCGCGCGAGGGCACCCGTGGACGCGCCGACGTGCGGGTGGACGCATGGGGCAGGATGGCCCGGTGA
- the argB gene encoding acetylglutamate kinase, producing MSLDAPPPHHAAFDTRTDLRPDQKAEVLVEALPWLQRFAGALVVVKYGGNAMVDDELKRAFAEDMVFLRQVGLRPVVVHGGGPQINAMLDRLGIESEFRGGLRVTTPEAMDVVRMVLTGQVSRELVGLLNAHGPYAVGLSGEDGGLLQARRRTATVDGRPVDVGQVGDVVQVNPGAVHDLLDAGRIPVVSTVAPDVDDPTQVLNVNADTAAAALAVALGARKLIVLTDVEGLYTSWPDRSSLARRIRAGALADLLPSLDSGMRPKMEACWRAVTGGVGRAHVIDGRQAHSILVEVFTSEGIGTMVLPDDEPVPSPFTAPIPQVGGGVPNVPHVPEVS from the coding sequence ATGAGCCTCGACGCCCCGCCGCCGCACCACGCGGCGTTCGACACCCGCACCGACCTGCGCCCCGACCAGAAGGCCGAGGTCCTCGTCGAGGCGCTGCCCTGGCTGCAGCGCTTCGCCGGCGCCCTCGTCGTCGTCAAGTACGGCGGCAACGCGATGGTCGACGACGAGCTCAAGCGCGCCTTCGCCGAGGACATGGTGTTCCTGCGTCAGGTCGGGCTGCGCCCGGTCGTCGTCCACGGGGGCGGGCCGCAGATCAACGCGATGCTGGACCGGCTCGGCATCGAGTCGGAGTTCCGCGGCGGGCTGCGCGTCACGACCCCCGAGGCGATGGACGTCGTGCGCATGGTGCTCACGGGCCAGGTGTCGCGGGAGCTCGTGGGCCTGCTCAACGCCCACGGCCCGTACGCGGTGGGCCTGTCCGGCGAGGACGGCGGGCTGCTCCAGGCCCGGCGGCGCACCGCGACGGTCGACGGCCGGCCGGTCGACGTCGGGCAGGTCGGCGACGTGGTGCAGGTCAACCCCGGAGCGGTGCACGACCTGCTGGACGCCGGACGCATCCCGGTGGTCTCCACGGTCGCCCCCGACGTCGACGACCCGACCCAGGTGCTCAACGTCAACGCCGACACGGCGGCGGCCGCGCTCGCCGTGGCGCTCGGCGCCCGCAAGCTCATCGTGCTGACCGACGTCGAGGGCCTCTACACCTCGTGGCCGGACCGCTCGTCGCTGGCCCGCCGCATCCGCGCGGGTGCGCTGGCCGACCTGCTGCCGTCCCTGGACTCCGGGATGCGCCCCAAGATGGAGGCCTGCTGGCGCGCGGTGACGGGCGGCGTCGGCCGGGCCCACGTCATCGACGGCCGGCAGGCGCACTCGATCCTGGTCGAGGTGTTCACGTCCGAGGGCATCGGCACGATGGTGCTGCCCGACGACGAGCCCGTGCCCTCGCCCTTCACCGCCCCGATCCCGCAGGTCGGCGGCGGCGTGCCGAACGTCCCCCACGTCCCCGAGGTGAGCTGA